Sequence from the Aerococcus tenax genome:
ATATCCGTATTGCTAAATTATGCTTAGAAAAAAAAGTTAATTTTGTTTTAGATTCTAATAAGCAATTATTAAAAGCCTGTTTAGAATATAAACCTTTTATTATTAAACCAAACCGTGAAGAACTTGGTGAACTATTCGAAACTCAGATTGAGTCAGACGCTGATTTAATAAAATATGCCAAGGCCTTACAGGAAGCTGGGGCTTTAAATGTTTTGGTATCTCTGGGTGGCGACGGGAGTTTATTGCTTACTGAAAGAGGGGATATCTACCGGGCCAATGTGCCTACAGGAAAGGTTATAAATTCTGTAGGAGCTGGCGATTCCATGTTGTCGGGCTTTATAAGTGCTTACGTTGAAAGTAAGGACTATGCCGAATCATTAAAAATCGCTGCAGCTACTGGGTCAGGAACAGCCTTTTCCGTTGGCATTACGACGAAAGACTTAGTTGAAGAATTAGTTGATCAAATTGTTGTTAAGAAAGAAAATTAAAAAGGAGGATTCAAAGCAATGAAATTATCTGATTTATTTGTCAAAGAGGCTATGGATCTCAACTTACAAACTGAAAGTAAAAAAGATACCCTAGTCCATTTAGCTAAGCGTTTCTCAGATTGTGGAGGCGTCAGTGATGCTGAGGCTTACGTGGAAAAGTTAGAAGCCAGAGAAGCTCAATCCACTACTGGCGTTGGTGATGAGATTGCCATTCCCCATGCCCAACATGAATCAATCAAAGAAGCTGCTATTATTTTTGCTCGGAGCGCAGAAGGAATTGAATGGGAATCCTTTGACGGTCAACCAGCTAAATTAATCTTTATGATTGCTGCTCCAGAAGGGGGCGGTGGGGAACACCTGAAGGCCTTAGCGCAATTATCTAAAGTCTTGTTAAAAGACGGAGTCAAAGATGCTTTATTAAAAGCAGAAAGTCCTGATGAAGTCCTAGAAATTATCAAGGCTCATGATGAAAGTGAAGAAGCAACAGAAGAAACTGGTGAAGCCAAAGCTGCACCAGTTGAAGCGGATAAGACTGATAGTACTGATAATGATGTATATATCGTTGCCGTGACCGCTTGCCCAACTGGGATTGCCCATACCTATATGGCGGAAGAACGCTTGAAAAAAGCCGGACAAGCCGCTGGTTACCGGATTAAGGTTGAAACTAATGGTCAAAGTGGGGTAGAAAACCGCTTAACCAAAAAAGATATTGAAGAAGCGACAGCTGTTATTGTTGCTGCTGACAAACAAGTTGAAATGGCTCGTTTCGATGGCAAACCAATCATTATTGTTCCTGTTGGTGATGGGGTTAACAAAGCTGACCAGTTAGTGGAACGAGCAGCCAATGATAAGCTACCAATCTATCATGCTAAGAAAGACCAAAATGCTGAAGAAGAAGAGAGTTCAGATGGCGAAACATTAGGCCGTTTAGCTTATAAGCACTTAATGAATGGTGTTTCTCATATGTTACCATTCGTTGTTGCTGGTGGTATCTTAATTGCCTTGTCATTCTTCTGGGGCATTACTTCCGCTGATCCAGCTGCTGATGATTACAACCAAATTGCGCAAGCCTTAAATACAGTAGGTAACTTATCCTTTGCCATGATGCTACCTATGTTGGCTGGTTTTATCGGTCATTCCATGGCAGACCGTATCGGTTTAGTTATCGGGGTTATCGGTGGTATCTGTGCGGAACCAAGTAAATTTGCTGCCTTTACTGGGGTTGGAATTTTTGAAAATTCGGTTTCTTCTGGTTTCCTTGGCGCCTTGGTTGCTGGTTTCTTAGCCGGCGGTATTGTTTGGCTATTAGAAAAACTATTTGCCTGGCTACCTAAATCCTTAAACGGGATGAAATCGATCTTCCTATACCCAGTCCTTGGGGTATTGATTATGGGCTTCTTGATGCTCTTTGTGATCAATGGACCAATGGGCGCAGTGATGAACGGCTTAATGAGCCTTATCAATAGTATTCCACCTTCCATGACCATTATCTTAGGTTTTGTGGTTGGAGCGATGATGTCTATCGATATGGGGGGTCCGATTAATAAAGCCGCCTATGTTACTGGTACTGCTTTAGTCACCGCATCAGCTGGTGCAGGATCTAACGTGATGGCAGCCGTAATGTGTGGTGGTATGGTGCCACCATTAGCCATTGGTATCTCTGCTACCTTAAAGAAGAGTCTATGGACTGAAGATGAACGTAATAGTGCTTATGTTAACTATGTCATGGGGGCTGCCTTCATTACTGAAGGTGCGATTCCTTTCGCTGCTAAAGATCCACTACATGTGATTCCACCACTAGCCCTTGGTTCAGGAATTGCTGGAGCCTTAAGTATGTTCTTTGGTTGTGTATCCTATGTTCCTCACGGTGGTGTATTTGCAGTCTTAGCTGGTGGGGTAACTAATGGTCTAATGTACTTACTTGCATGGTTAATCGGCGGACTTATCGGTGGCCTACTCCTTAATGTCTCTTTAAGTCGCGCTAAATCGAGCGATAAAACTCAAAAAGCTGAATAATTTAAATGAGTCCTTGTGTCCTAGCACAGGGACTTTTTTTATGAAATGCTTAATTTGTTATAAGACTGGTTGGCGCTAGTTTTCATCTATGATATACTTTTATCTATTGAAGATTCTTACCTTCTTAATAACTTTTTTACACAACTCAACTCAGTTATATTTAAGAATCTTTAAGTCGCTGCACGGAATGTGCAGCTTTTTTATATTCTTATGATAGTTGTTATAGATCATTGATGAATACTTTTAAATAAGGCTAAGAACATTGTCATAACAAGCTTTAATTAGTAGAATATAAGGGTCAGCTCATTATGAGTAAAATAGTAGGAGGAATTGCAATGAAGAAATGGATTTTACGATTGATGACCCTATTAGCTGCTTTTACCTTAGTGGCTTGTCAATCAGGCAATACTGATAGTAATAAAACGGTAAAAGTAGGGGTCGTTGGTGAGAAAAATGATGAATGGGACTACTTAAAGGATGAATTGAAGGAAAAGGAAGGCATTGACCTTGAATTGGTAAAATTTACTGATTATCGGATGCCCATTGAAGCCTTAGAGCATAATGAAATTGATATGCATGCTGCCTTAACTGAAATTTATATGGACAATATGAATGAAGAATCTGGTTACCACAACACCACGATTGGATATACCACCCTTAACCCAATGGGAGTCTTCTCCAATAAGATTGAAAGTATCGATCAAGTCAAAGAGGGTGACAAGGTAGCTGTGCCTAATGATGTCTCTAATGAAAGTCGGGCACTGTTATTGCTTCAAGAAGCAGGACTAATTAAGTTAAACCCAGATAAAGGGCTCATGCCAACCGTTGAGGATATCACTGAAAATCCAAAAAATCTGGAATTCATTACCTTAGACTCTAACCAAACAGCTAGTGCCTTAAATGATGTAACGATTTCTTGCATCAATAATGATATGGCTGCCGACGCAGGATTTGTTCCAACTAAAGACTCCATTTATTTAGAAAAGGCGACCGATAGTTCTAAACCTTATTGGAATGTCATTGCTGTTGATGAAAAGAATAAGGATAATGAAACTTATAAGAAGATTGTGAAGTACTACCAAACCCCTGAAGTCGCTAAAATTATTGATGAAAAAAGTAATGGCTCAAGTATTCCAATTTGGGAAAGCCAAAAATAATTAAAAAAGACCTATCCCTAGCTAAGGATTCCCTTAGTTAGGTGATAGGTCATTTTCTTTTAGTTATGCTTAAATGATCAAGTTGCTTGGCGAACTCGGGTTTGGGAGATATTTAGAAAAAATTGCTTAATCTGCTTCTAAGGGACCAAATTAGCAATTCATATATCTTGTTGCATCCTAATACGTGTCTTACAAATTAAAAGAGCAAGGCCCTCCTTGATAGCCTTGCTCTTTTAATTGCTGTTATAAACTAAGTTTTATAAGGGGGAAACCCCTTATTACGTTATTACGCGCCTAGAGGGAATCGAACCCCCATCTCAAGAACCGGAATCTTACGTGATATCCATTACACTATAGGCGCAAGCAATAAATATATTATAGCACAAATAGCATAGTTTTGTTAAGAACTTTCTCGAAAAAAAGTATTGCTGTTATCGATGATTTCTTACTATAATAGCCTCACTTGCAAAATCAGATGAAGGCTAGTAAAAAATCTAGCCTAATACTGTCTGAAAGGCAGTAATGTCAAATTATCATCAATTTTCTCAGTCAAAGGAGCGATAAGTTTATCTATTGACCTATATTGACTATTAAGGTTATAATGATTAGGAAGTTGAAAAAGGAGGAAATTAAATGAATTTAGTACCTACAGTGATTGAACAATCACCTCGTGGCGAACGCGCTTATGATATTTATTCACGCTTATTGAAAGACCGTATTATTATGCTCAGTGGAGAAGTTAATGATGATATGGCAAACAGTGTTATTGCCCAATTACTTTTCTTAGATGCTCAAGATAACGATAAAGATATTTATATTTACATTAATAGTCCAGGGGGATCAGTGACTGCCGGGATGGCAATTTATGACACCATGCAATTTGTTAATGCCGATGTTGTCACCATAGTTACTGGTTTAGCAGCTTCTATGGGCTCAATCCTATTAATTGGCGGCACAAAAGGGAAACGCTATGCCTTACCGCATTCTGAAGTGCTTATTCACCAACCTTTAGGTGGCGTTCAAGGTCAAGCCACTGAAATTGAAATCTCAGCCCGTCATATCTTACAAACCAAGCAAACCTTAAAAGAAATTATTGCTGAACGTTCTGGTCAAGATATCGATAAAGTAGAAAAAGATATGGACCGTGATTACTGGATGACTGCCAAAGAAGCTAAGGACTATGGCATCATTGATGAAATCATGGCTTCTAACCAAGGACTAAAAGGTCAAGAATAATATCTTAAAGCCTTACAAGATATATACAGAATGATTACCGAGTGTAGCTTAAGTAAGTACACTCGGTTTTTATAAAATTTGGATTTTCACTGCAAAATGCTTGCGGCTGCATGATATTCTTGTTATACTACTAGTGTAGAAAAATGAATAGCAGATAGAACTGCTCAAATTTTTTTGCACTATGTTGGTCAAAAAAAGGCATGACGGACAATAAAAGTCCATGCAATAGAAAGTTGAATGTCATGAAAGCCGTTTACAGTAGAATCCTTAAAGTGGTTCCTGAATTGGAAGACCTCTTTAAAAAAAGGATGCAAATTTTACAAATGGTCTTACGCTTTCAACCTATTGGTCGCCAAATTTTGGCGAAGAAGTTAGACATGACTGAGCGACCACTCCGGCGTGAAACAAATATCCTTAAAAAAGAAGGGTTACTAGATTCCACTAGAAATGGAATGGTTATCACCGCTAAGGGTGAGGAAGCTTTAGCTTTTGCTCGTGAAATGCTCCATGAAGATTCTAGTTTATTTGCTAAGGAGCAACGCTTAGAAAAGCAACTAGGCATCGATGAGGTACATATTATTGAGAGTAATCTTGATGAAGAAAATAGTACCTTGGCGCAAATAGGGGTTTTTCTATCTAACTATTTAGCCAATACTTTGCCAGAAGGATACATTACGGTGGCTGTTTCAGGCGGCTCGACAATACTCGAGGTTGCTAAGAGCTTAAACCGTAAAGTCTTAACTAAGAATCGACATTTTACGATTGTTCCTGCCCGTGGTGGCATGGGCGATTCGGTGGCGATTCAGGCAAATACAATTAGTGACCAACTCGCACACCGCTTAAACGGGACCACTAATTCTCTCTACGTTCCTGATGTTCTTACTGAAGAAACGAGAGACTTATTGGTAAAAGAGCCCTCCATTCAAGCAACATTAAATATTTTAAAGCGGACTGATGCTTTATTGTTTAGTGTTGGCGATGCTAGAATCATGGCCCAAAGACGGGGGTTTTCATCAGAATTGATTGATAAAATCCTTGCTAAAGGAGCTATTGGTGAAGCATTCGGGTGTTTTTACACCAAAGAGGGGGAAATAGTTTATCAAATGCCCCGTATTGGTTTACAATTAGATCAAATAAAGGATATTCAATATCCCATTCTAATTGCTGGCGGACGTGCTAAAGCAAAAGCCATTCAAGCTTTTGCAAAACTCGCACCCTTTAATTTTGTCTTAGTGACAGATTTAGGGGTAAGTAATCAGGTTTTAAATGAGGAAACTCATTAAAAATATTTTATTTCCGAAGGAGGAAAATTATTAATATGGTAAAAGTAGGTATTAATGGTTTTGGACGTATCGGACGTTTAGCTTTCCGTCGTATCCAAGATGTTGAAGGTTTAGAAGTAGTTGCAATCAATGATTTAACTGACTCAAAAATGTTAGCTCACTTATTGAAATATGACACCACTCATGGTCGTTTCAATGGTGAAATTGAAGTTTTAGATGACGCCTTCAAAGTAAACGGTAAAGAAGTTAAAGTTATGTCTCATCCAGACCCAGCTGAAATTCCTTGGGGTGACTTAGGTGTAGAAGTTGTTCTTGAAGCTACTGGTTTCTTTGCATCAAAAGAAAAAGCTGAACTACACTTAAAAGGTGGAGCTAAGAAAGTTGTTATTACTGCACCAGGTGGAGCAGATATTCCAACTATCGTTTACAACACCAACCACGAAATCTTAACAGGGGATGAAACTGTTATTTCTGGTGCTTCATGTACCACTAACTGTTTAGCACCTTTAGCAGATGCTTTAAACAAGAGCTTTGGTAT
This genomic interval carries:
- the gap gene encoding type I glyceraldehyde-3-phosphate dehydrogenase, yielding MVKVGINGFGRIGRLAFRRIQDVEGLEVVAINDLTDSKMLAHLLKYDTTHGRFNGEIEVLDDAFKVNGKEVKVMSHPDPAEIPWGDLGVEVVLEATGFFASKEKAELHLKGGAKKVVITAPGGADIPTIVYNTNHEILTGDETVISGASCTTNCLAPLADALNKSFGIVEGLMSTIHAYTGDQNTLDAPHRKGDFRRARAAAENIIPNTTGAAKAVGQVLPELNGKLDGSAQRVPVKSGSITEFFTVLEKNVTVEEVNAAMKAASNESFGYNEDEIVSSDIVGMTYGSLFDATLTKVMDVDGKQLVKTAAWYDNEMSYTSQLVRTLEYFAKL
- a CDS encoding PTS fructose transporter subunit IIABC — its product is MKLSDLFVKEAMDLNLQTESKKDTLVHLAKRFSDCGGVSDAEAYVEKLEAREAQSTTGVGDEIAIPHAQHESIKEAAIIFARSAEGIEWESFDGQPAKLIFMIAAPEGGGGEHLKALAQLSKVLLKDGVKDALLKAESPDEVLEIIKAHDESEEATEETGEAKAAPVEADKTDSTDNDVYIVAVTACPTGIAHTYMAEERLKKAGQAAGYRIKVETNGQSGVENRLTKKDIEEATAVIVAADKQVEMARFDGKPIIIVPVGDGVNKADQLVERAANDKLPIYHAKKDQNAEEEESSDGETLGRLAYKHLMNGVSHMLPFVVAGGILIALSFFWGITSADPAADDYNQIAQALNTVGNLSFAMMLPMLAGFIGHSMADRIGLVIGVIGGICAEPSKFAAFTGVGIFENSVSSGFLGALVAGFLAGGIVWLLEKLFAWLPKSLNGMKSIFLYPVLGVLIMGFLMLFVINGPMGAVMNGLMSLINSIPPSMTIILGFVVGAMMSIDMGGPINKAAYVTGTALVTASAGAGSNVMAAVMCGGMVPPLAIGISATLKKSLWTEDERNSAYVNYVMGAAFITEGAIPFAAKDPLHVIPPLALGSGIAGALSMFFGCVSYVPHGGVFAVLAGGVTNGLMYLLAWLIGGLIGGLLLNVSLSRAKSSDKTQKAE
- a CDS encoding sugar-binding transcriptional regulator; the protein is MKAVYSRILKVVPELEDLFKKRMQILQMVLRFQPIGRQILAKKLDMTERPLRRETNILKKEGLLDSTRNGMVITAKGEEALAFAREMLHEDSSLFAKEQRLEKQLGIDEVHIIESNLDEENSTLAQIGVFLSNYLANTLPEGYITVAVSGGSTILEVAKSLNRKVLTKNRHFTIVPARGGMGDSVAIQANTISDQLAHRLNGTTNSLYVPDVLTEETRDLLVKEPSIQATLNILKRTDALLFSVGDARIMAQRRGFSSELIDKILAKGAIGEAFGCFYTKEGEIVYQMPRIGLQLDQIKDIQYPILIAGGRAKAKAIQAFAKLAPFNFVLVTDLGVSNQVLNEETH
- the pfkB gene encoding 1-phosphofructokinase, yielding MIYTITFNPAVDLVMQVDDIKLGDLNRSHEDHYVAGGKGINASVVFQRLGKENIATGFIGGFSGQFIIDELEAEGVNTHFIELDQPTRINVKLKGPQETEINAQGPRVDADKFQELMTYLNEELTENDTVFLAGNAAPGLDEEAYIRIAKLCLEKKVNFVLDSNKQLLKACLEYKPFIIKPNREELGELFETQIESDADLIKYAKALQEAGALNVLVSLGGDGSLLLTERGDIYRANVPTGKVINSVGAGDSMLSGFISAYVESKDYAESLKIAAATGSGTAFSVGITTKDLVEELVDQIVVKKEN
- a CDS encoding MetQ/NlpA family ABC transporter substrate-binding protein — protein: MKKWILRLMTLLAAFTLVACQSGNTDSNKTVKVGVVGEKNDEWDYLKDELKEKEGIDLELVKFTDYRMPIEALEHNEIDMHAALTEIYMDNMNEESGYHNTTIGYTTLNPMGVFSNKIESIDQVKEGDKVAVPNDVSNESRALLLLQEAGLIKLNPDKGLMPTVEDITENPKNLEFITLDSNQTASALNDVTISCINNDMAADAGFVPTKDSIYLEKATDSSKPYWNVIAVDEKNKDNETYKKIVKYYQTPEVAKIIDEKSNGSSIPIWESQK
- the clpP gene encoding ATP-dependent Clp endopeptidase proteolytic subunit ClpP, with translation MNLVPTVIEQSPRGERAYDIYSRLLKDRIIMLSGEVNDDMANSVIAQLLFLDAQDNDKDIYIYINSPGGSVTAGMAIYDTMQFVNADVVTIVTGLAASMGSILLIGGTKGKRYALPHSEVLIHQPLGGVQGQATEIEISARHILQTKQTLKEIIAERSGQDIDKVEKDMDRDYWMTAKEAKDYGIIDEIMASNQGLKGQE